One segment of Pseudodesulfovibrio sp. 5S69 DNA contains the following:
- a CDS encoding tetratricopeptide repeat protein, protein MKKFIALLLLLSVLSAAAGCAKVLGPYYLEQEQYEEGIKVMGEQLKENPDDAASAYYVGRYYLALNEPKQGLPYLQKAVRLSPEDADYVFWTGVAYWAMMDFDRERAAYEKAISLDPNHISAHLYLGHGYADRGQWAQALKQYDVVLKLDPYNPEALYNRARALRGLDKTSDEIAAWKRFLEYYPDGSMAMTATEQLNLHGDFTYRNFIIGKRNVTLLSMAFKPGTSVLDADGWASLEVLSALMQVNKGLVVDIVAYVKGNAPLAKARAAAIRDYMLNAHPDVDRSRLPLSWFGTAENVQVGDKTFALDQSVSFITEVR, encoded by the coding sequence GTGAAGAAGTTCATTGCATTGCTGTTGCTCTTGTCCGTCCTGTCCGCCGCGGCGGGTTGCGCCAAGGTGCTGGGGCCGTATTATCTGGAGCAGGAACAATACGAGGAAGGGATCAAGGTCATGGGCGAGCAGCTCAAGGAAAACCCCGACGACGCTGCCTCGGCGTATTACGTGGGCCGGTACTATCTGGCCCTGAACGAGCCCAAGCAGGGCCTTCCCTATCTGCAGAAGGCCGTGCGGCTCTCCCCGGAGGACGCGGACTACGTCTTTTGGACCGGGGTGGCCTACTGGGCCATGATGGATTTCGACAGGGAAAGGGCGGCCTACGAAAAGGCCATCAGCCTGGACCCGAACCATATTTCCGCCCACCTCTACCTGGGACACGGCTACGCGGACCGGGGACAGTGGGCACAGGCCCTCAAGCAGTACGACGTGGTCCTGAAGCTGGACCCGTACAACCCGGAAGCGCTGTACAACAGGGCGCGGGCCTTGAGGGGACTTGACAAGACAAGCGATGAGATCGCGGCATGGAAGCGGTTCCTTGAGTATTATCCCGACGGGAGCATGGCCATGACGGCCACGGAGCAACTCAATCTGCACGGGGACTTCACCTACCGCAATTTCATTATCGGGAAGCGCAACGTCACGCTGCTGAGCATGGCGTTCAAGCCCGGAACCAGCGTCCTGGATGCCGACGGCTGGGCTTCGTTGGAAGTGCTCAGCGCATTGATGCAGGTCAACAAGGGGCTGGTGGTGGACATAGTCGCCTACGTCAAGGGGAACGCTCCCTTGGCCAAGGCCCGGGCCGCCGCCATCCGCGACTATATGCTCAACGCGCATCCGGACGTCGATCGGAGCAGGCTGCCTCT
- a CDS encoding glycogen-binding domain-containing protein → MEDIIIHAVQTEPEVEPPADLADRIMARLEPKRPALWTRLRLWLLRPRVLTVRPITAIPAMTLAVALLALVFVTTRGPLEDNGPRLASVRFVLHDAGMHARKVSVIGSFNNWRADRSVMWYSPDAQAWILEAQLPPGDHEYLFLVNGKQLVPDPDAPMTSDDGFGNRNSIVFVNGEHEQTL, encoded by the coding sequence ATGGAAGATATCATCATCCACGCCGTGCAGACCGAGCCCGAGGTCGAGCCGCCCGCGGACCTGGCCGATCGGATCATGGCCCGGCTGGAACCCAAACGGCCGGCCCTGTGGACGCGGTTGCGCCTGTGGCTCCTGCGCCCGAGGGTCCTGACCGTCCGGCCGATCACCGCCATTCCGGCCATGACCCTGGCCGTGGCCCTGTTGGCCCTGGTCTTCGTGACCACCCGGGGGCCTTTGGAAGACAACGGCCCGAGGCTTGCCTCCGTGCGCTTCGTCCTGCACGATGCGGGCATGCACGCCCGCAAGGTCTCGGTCATCGGGTCCTTCAACAATTGGCGGGCGGACCGCTCGGTCATGTGGTACAGTCCGGATGCGCAGGCATGGATACTCGAAGCCCAACTCCCTCCGGGCGACCACGAGTACCTGTTCCTGGTGAACGGAAAGCAGCTCGTGCCCGATCCCGATGCGCCCATGACCAGCGACGACGGGTTCGGCAACCGGAATTCGATAGTTTTCGTGAATGGGGAACATGAACAGACGCTATAG
- a CDS encoding RNA polymerase sigma factor, with protein MKDKREAEIVRTILLGDVQLYGTLVREYQRPVYNLMLRMTGDEDISADLAQEAFVRAYEKLESFNQRRRFFPWLYTLALNVARDWLRKEGRDRHVFVEDASVMVREQDRWDESRVMNDRLDGAKAFAAVMDLDPKYREALLLRYRYDFSMQEIAKTLGIGVSAAKMRLSRGLDMVRQQFDGGNNP; from the coding sequence ATGAAAGATAAACGCGAAGCGGAAATAGTACGGACCATATTGCTGGGCGACGTCCAGCTCTACGGCACCCTGGTACGCGAGTACCAGCGGCCCGTGTACAATCTCATGCTCCGCATGACGGGCGACGAGGACATCTCGGCCGACCTCGCCCAGGAGGCCTTTGTCCGGGCCTACGAGAAGCTCGAGTCCTTCAACCAGCGCAGGCGGTTTTTCCCATGGCTGTATACGCTGGCCCTGAACGTGGCTCGGGATTGGCTCCGCAAGGAGGGCCGGGACAGGCACGTGTTCGTGGAGGATGCCTCGGTCATGGTCCGCGAACAGGATAGATGGGACGAGTCCCGGGTCATGAACGACCGGCTCGATGGGGCCAAGGCCTTTGCGGCCGTGATGGACCTCGACCCGAAATATCGCGAGGCGCTCCTCCTCAGGTACCGCTACGATTTCAGCATGCAGGAAATCGCCAAGACCTTGGGGATCGGCGTGAGCGCGGCCAAGATGCGCCTGAGCAGAGGGCTGGACATGGTCCGGCAGCAATTCGACGGGGGAAACAACCCATGA
- a CDS encoding nitroreductase family protein encodes MDSRDNPVLQAIRERRSIRKFTEEPVDKQTLTAILEAGQWAPSGMNNQPWRFLVVTRDDPRMEKLAVCTKYTPIVRASAACICVFLDKGALYDEMKDHQGAGACLQNMLLAIHALGLGAVWIGQIVNDQTAALSALGLDVAALELQAVLALGHPDQKGAAKRKPLSELMLEDF; translated from the coding sequence ATGGATTCCCGCGACAACCCGGTGCTCCAGGCCATCCGCGAGCGCCGCTCCATCCGCAAGTTCACCGAAGAGCCGGTGGACAAACAGACCCTGACCGCCATCCTCGAAGCCGGGCAGTGGGCCCCCAGCGGCATGAACAACCAGCCCTGGCGCTTCCTGGTCGTCACCCGCGACGACCCGCGCATGGAAAAGCTGGCCGTGTGCACCAAATATACGCCCATCGTCCGCGCCTCGGCGGCCTGCATCTGCGTGTTCCTGGACAAGGGCGCCCTGTACGACGAGATGAAGGACCACCAGGGGGCCGGGGCGTGCCTCCAGAACATGCTCCTGGCCATCCACGCCCTCGGCCTGGGCGCGGTCTGGATCGGCCAGATCGTCAACGACCAGACGGCCGCCCTGTCCGCCCTGGGATTGGACGTGGCCGCCCTTGAACTCCAGGCCGTCCTCGCCCTGGGGCATCCCGACCAGAAAGGCGCCGCCAAGCGCAAACCCCTCTCCGAACTCATGCTGGAGGACTTTTGA
- a CDS encoding MBL fold metallo-hydrolase, translated as MDIATFPLGALQTNCYVLSNGREAVVVDPGGDPAPLLQHLEAEGLSLTAILNTHLHFDHTAGNKALAEATGAPILANDADGYLLDTWLGRGGEMGLPPLDLYEWTNLEPGETTFAGAPCTVFHTPGHSPGSLTFYFPDAGAAFVGDLIFYRSIGRTDFPGGDIEALKRSVREHVFTLPPETRLLSGHGPETTVADERNHNPFLGGF; from the coding sequence ATGGACATAGCGACCTTCCCGCTGGGCGCCTTGCAGACCAACTGCTACGTCTTGAGCAACGGCCGCGAGGCCGTGGTCGTGGACCCCGGCGGCGACCCCGCGCCGCTGCTGCAACACCTCGAAGCCGAGGGGTTGTCCCTGACCGCCATCCTGAATACGCACCTGCACTTCGACCACACCGCGGGCAACAAGGCGCTCGCCGAGGCCACGGGCGCGCCGATCCTGGCCAACGACGCGGACGGCTACCTCCTGGACACCTGGCTGGGCAGGGGCGGCGAGATGGGCCTGCCGCCGCTCGACCTCTACGAATGGACGAACCTGGAGCCGGGCGAGACGACCTTTGCCGGGGCGCCGTGCACCGTGTTCCACACGCCGGGGCACTCGCCGGGCAGCCTGACCTTCTATTTCCCGGACGCCGGGGCGGCCTTCGTGGGCGACCTGATCTTCTACCGGTCCATCGGGCGCACGGACTTTCCCGGCGGCGACATCGAGGCCCTCAAACGCTCGGTCCGGGAGCACGTCTTCACCCTGCCGCCCGAGACCCGGCTGCTGTCCGGGCACGGCCCGGAGACCACGGTCGCGGACGAGCGCAACCACAACCCGTTTCTCGGGGGATTCTGA
- a CDS encoding flavodoxin family protein, giving the protein MDHAAVFACSHRRGGNSDHAAELLAEGVRRAGGEAEVLHVRNFEVMHCLACGYCDAPERTGRERCVLGPTDQAWDLFAHCLSARTILFASPIYFYHLPSRFKAWIDRGQQFWRARLYSEPWIAGLPKRTAHAVLLAGQPSGEKLFDGPG; this is encoded by the coding sequence ATGGACCACGCCGCCGTCTTCGCCTGTTCCCACCGCCGGGGGGGCAACTCCGACCACGCCGCCGAGCTGTTGGCCGAGGGCGTGCGCCGGGCGGGCGGCGAGGCCGAGGTGCTCCACGTACGCAACTTCGAGGTCATGCACTGCCTGGCCTGCGGCTACTGCGACGCCCCGGAGCGGACCGGGCGCGAACGCTGCGTGCTCGGCCCCACGGACCAGGCCTGGGACCTGTTCGCCCACTGCCTGTCCGCCCGGACCATCCTGTTCGCCTCGCCCATCTACTTCTACCACCTGCCCTCGCGGTTCAAGGCCTGGATCGACCGGGGCCAGCAGTTCTGGCGGGCCCGGCTCTACAGCGAACCGTGGATCGCGGGCCTGCCCAAGCGCACGGCCCACGCGGTGCTCCTGGCGGGCCAGCCCTCGGGCGAGAAGCTCTTTGACGGGCCCGGCTGA
- a CDS encoding ComF family protein — protein sequence MFRPVLTLARRLGLRAGRCAVCGTVVPDGGSPLCAACAGALPLRTGGLCPACGEMSGRKEDPPSLCPECRADPPPWDELYFHGQYAGAMRRLIIGYKFHNRFERSRLLGTLGVSAFTARRGRVPDAVVPVPLHDRRLVWRGFNQSLEIARGLARHVDSPLLIHGLTRTRNTPPQTRFGLKERQANIKGAFAADSALVKGRRLLLVDDVYTTGSTLRECARTLKRAGCAGVDVLVLARTVLE from the coding sequence GTGTTCCGGCCGGTCCTGACCCTCGCCCGGAGGCTCGGCCTGCGCGCCGGGCGCTGCGCGGTCTGCGGCACGGTGGTGCCCGACGGCGGCAGCCCCCTGTGCGCAGCCTGCGCCGGGGCGCTGCCCCTGCGGACCGGCGGCCTGTGCCCCGCCTGCGGCGAGATGTCCGGCCGGAAGGAGGACCCTCCCTCCCTGTGCCCGGAGTGCCGGGCCGACCCGCCGCCCTGGGACGAGCTCTATTTCCACGGGCAATACGCCGGGGCCATGCGCCGCCTGATCATCGGCTACAAGTTCCACAACCGGTTCGAACGCAGTCGGCTCCTGGGCACGCTCGGGGTGAGCGCCTTCACCGCCCGGCGCGGACGCGTGCCCGACGCGGTGGTCCCGGTGCCCCTGCACGACCGGCGGCTGGTCTGGCGCGGCTTCAACCAGAGCCTGGAGATCGCCCGCGGCCTGGCCCGGCACGTGGACAGCCCCCTGCTGATCCACGGGCTGACGCGCACGCGCAACACCCCGCCCCAGACCCGGTTCGGGCTGAAGGAACGGCAGGCCAACATCAAGGGGGCCTTTGCGGCGGATTCGGCCCTGGTCAAGGGCAGGCGGCTGCTGTTGGTCGACGACGTGTACACCACGGGCTCGACCCTGCGGGAATGTGCCCGGACCCTGAAGCGGGCGGGCTGCGCCGGGGTGGACGTCCTGGTCCTGGCCCGGACCGTGCTGGAGTAG
- the rplU gene encoding 50S ribosomal protein L21 encodes MFAIIETGGKQYRVEEGLELNVDLLKADAGDALSIDSVLLVDKDGDTKIGAPYVDGAKVECEVLGHLRGDKVVVFHKLSKKDARKTQGHRQDYTKLKVNSITA; translated from the coding sequence ATGTTCGCTATTATCGAGACCGGCGGGAAACAATACCGCGTTGAAGAAGGTCTTGAACTCAATGTAGATTTGCTGAAGGCTGATGCCGGCGACGCGCTGAGCATCGATTCCGTTCTCCTGGTCGACAAGGACGGCGACACCAAGATCGGTGCCCCGTACGTCGATGGAGCAAAGGTCGAGTGCGAAGTCCTGGGCCATCTCCGCGGCGACAAGGTCGTGGTCTTCCACAAGCTGTCCAAAAAGGACGCCCGCAAGACCCAGGGTCACCGCCAGGATTACACCAAACTGAAAGTCAATTCCATCACGGCCTAG
- the rpmA gene encoding 50S ribosomal protein L27: protein MAHKKAGGSSRNGRDSAGQRRGVKRFGGQEVVAGNILVRQLGTKFHPGDGVGVGKDYTLFALVDGVVKFEKFTRKKVVKTRVSVTPAEA, encoded by the coding sequence ATGGCTCATAAGAAAGCTGGTGGTAGCTCCAGAAACGGTCGCGACAGCGCCGGTCAGCGGCGTGGCGTGAAGCGCTTTGGCGGTCAGGAAGTGGTTGCCGGCAACATCCTCGTGCGGCAGCTCGGTACCAAATTTCACCCCGGCGACGGCGTCGGCGTGGGCAAGGACTACACCCTGTTCGCCCTGGTCGACGGCGTGGTCAAATTCGAGAAGTTCACCCGCAAGAAGGTCGTCAAGACCCGTGTGAGCGTGACGCCCGCCGAGGCCTAG
- the obgE gene encoding GTPase ObgE has translation MKFVDEATIKVASGKGGNGCASLRREANVPKGGPDGGDGGKGGDVIFRGSGRLMSLYDFRLKRHYTARNGQSGMGRDRYGKAADDLIVDLPVGTLIFEIIEEEDGTVHEELVADLVEDGTEIVICKGGDGGRGNLHFKSSVNRTPRYAEPGFPGEEKQLRLELKILADVGLLGLPSAGKSTFIAKVSAARPKIAAYPFTTLVPNLGVIENDDFTRMVIADIPGLIEGASEGRGLGITFLKHVERTRFLVHILAAEDVNRDDPADGYDLLNQELREYNAEMALKPQIKVINKIDTLSEEELADMKAKVAASGQTVYFISALTGEGVDELLAAMWSQLAQLDAE, from the coding sequence ATGAAATTCGTGGATGAAGCGACCATCAAGGTGGCGTCCGGCAAGGGCGGCAACGGCTGCGCCAGCCTGCGGCGCGAGGCCAACGTGCCCAAGGGCGGCCCGGACGGCGGCGACGGCGGCAAGGGCGGCGACGTGATCTTTCGCGGCTCCGGCCGGTTGATGTCGCTCTACGACTTCCGCCTCAAGCGCCACTACACGGCCAGAAACGGCCAGTCCGGCATGGGCCGCGACCGCTACGGCAAGGCCGCCGACGACCTGATCGTCGATCTGCCCGTGGGTACGCTCATCTTCGAGATCATCGAGGAGGAGGACGGGACCGTCCACGAGGAGCTGGTCGCCGACCTGGTGGAGGACGGCACCGAGATCGTCATCTGCAAGGGCGGGGACGGCGGACGCGGCAACCTGCACTTCAAGTCCTCGGTCAACCGCACCCCGCGCTACGCCGAACCCGGCTTTCCGGGTGAGGAGAAGCAGCTCCGGCTGGAACTCAAGATCCTGGCCGACGTGGGGCTGCTCGGCCTGCCTTCGGCGGGCAAGTCCACTTTCATCGCCAAGGTCTCGGCCGCCCGGCCCAAGATCGCGGCCTACCCGTTCACCACGCTGGTGCCCAATCTCGGGGTCATCGAGAACGACGACTTCACCCGCATGGTCATCGCCGACATCCCCGGTCTGATCGAGGGGGCGAGCGAAGGGCGCGGCCTGGGCATCACCTTCCTCAAACACGTGGAGCGGACCCGCTTTCTGGTCCACATCCTGGCCGCCGAGGACGTCAACCGCGACGACCCGGCCGACGGCTACGACCTGCTCAACCAGGAGCTGCGGGAGTACAACGCCGAAATGGCCCTCAAGCCGCAGATCAAGGTCATCAACAAGATCGACACCCTGTCCGAAGAGGAACTGGCCGACATGAAGGCCAAGGTCGCGGCTTCCGGGCAAACGGTCTACTTCATTTCCGCCCTGACCGGCGAGGGCGTGGACGAGCTGCTGGCCGCCATGTGGTCGCAGCTCGCCCAACTCGACGCCGAATAG
- a CDS encoding carboxymuconolactone decarboxylase family protein — protein sequence MDNERYERGLEMLGRVDGEQGDKVVAALADIAPDFGRLMLEFGFGDIYARPGLSLKDRELITISALAAKGACEPQLKVHIHGALNVGWTREEIVETFMQVAVYAGFPAALNAIFAAKAVFAERK from the coding sequence ATGGACAACGAACGCTATGAACGAGGTTTGGAGATGCTCGGCCGCGTGGACGGGGAACAGGGAGACAAGGTGGTGGCGGCCTTGGCGGACATCGCCCCGGACTTCGGACGGCTCATGCTCGAATTCGGCTTCGGGGACATCTATGCCCGGCCGGGCCTGAGCCTCAAGGATCGGGAGCTGATCACCATCTCGGCCCTGGCCGCCAAGGGGGCGTGCGAGCCGCAGCTCAAGGTGCACATCCACGGCGCGCTGAACGTGGGCTGGACGCGCGAGGAGATCGTCGAGACCTTCATGCAGGTGGCGGTCTACGCGGGGTTCCCGGCAGCGCTGAACGCGATCTTCGCCGCCAAGGCGGTCTTCGCCGAGCGAAAGTAG
- a CDS encoding LysR family transcriptional regulator → MNSRQMRYFLAVAETLHFRRAAESLHMTQPPLSMQIAAFEEELGVALFVRDRRSVVLTEAGESLLADVRRILGEMEAAERRAKDTGLGRVGRLRVGFIGPAIDGPLGADLKAFGESHPGITLELSEKSTPELVEGVRGKRLDAAVVRLSGQRPDRLEHHVYHRETYVLAVPAGHRLAGVAAIEPMMLDDEPLIMFPRPLNPVLYDQWTALLSGAGARLRVAQEVLTKHATVALVAAGLGVSPVPRSTADTGRRDVAFVPFAARTPELTFHLIARPEPHGAALKTFIDQLVGK, encoded by the coding sequence ATGAACAGCCGTCAGATGCGCTATTTCCTGGCCGTGGCCGAGACTCTGCACTTCCGCCGGGCAGCCGAATCGCTGCACATGACCCAGCCGCCGTTGTCCATGCAGATCGCAGCCTTCGAAGAGGAATTGGGCGTGGCCCTGTTTGTCCGCGACCGGCGGTCCGTGGTCCTGACCGAGGCGGGCGAGAGCCTGCTCGCGGACGTGCGCCGCATCCTGGGCGAGATGGAGGCGGCCGAACGGCGCGCGAAAGACACGGGATTGGGGCGCGTGGGCAGGCTGCGCGTGGGCTTCATCGGCCCGGCCATCGACGGCCCGCTGGGGGCTGACCTCAAGGCCTTTGGCGAGAGCCACCCCGGCATAACCCTGGAGTTGTCCGAAAAGTCCACGCCGGAGCTGGTGGAGGGAGTGCGCGGAAAGCGGCTGGATGCGGCCGTGGTCCGGCTGTCCGGGCAGAGGCCGGACAGGCTCGAACACCACGTCTACCACCGGGAAACCTATGTCCTGGCCGTACCCGCCGGGCATCGTCTGGCCGGGGTGGCGGCCATTGAGCCGATGATGTTGGACGACGAGCCGCTGATCATGTTCCCCCGCCCCCTGAACCCGGTGTTGTACGACCAGTGGACCGCCCTGCTCTCCGGAGCTGGGGCGCGCCTTCGCGTGGCCCAGGAGGTCCTGACCAAGCACGCCACCGTGGCCCTGGTGGCGGCGGGCCTGGGCGTGTCGCCCGTGCCCCGCTCCACGGCGGACACCGGGCGCAGGGACGTGGCCTTCGTGCCCTTTGCCGCCCGGACGCCGGAGCTCACGTTCCATCTCATCGCCCGCCCCGAGCCTCACGGCGCGGCCCTGAAGACCTTTATCGATCAACTCGTTGGGAAGTAG
- the proB gene encoding glutamate 5-kinase → MTKSRISRDSLLDNVRRVVVKVGSAVLATRDGLNGTAINRLADQLATLSDRGLDVVLVSSGAVAAGRQRIFERTRKKHRNGKDMVSRQAASAVGQGRLMHDYDEAFARHGKVTAQVLLTRNGLKLRDRFLNARNTLERLLEWGVIPIINENDTVSTRELEFGDNDTLAAMCLGLIGADLFVNLTSADGVFDRNPDGNPDARPIPLIEDIAALDLETMCDGKTNVGTGGMYSKLRAARRAAQLGVPTLIASGKGAFDIPASLDGGDTGTLILPDDRVVSSKKFWLAYRDDPCGAILVDGGAAKALLTKGTSLLPIGITGVEGCFGRGALIFIKTEDGDELGVGQTNYSADELTQIKGKRTDELAAIIGPTVSDEAVHRDNMLLDAAI, encoded by the coding sequence ATGACGAAATCGCGCATCTCCAGAGACTCCCTGCTCGACAACGTCCGGCGGGTAGTGGTCAAGGTCGGCTCGGCCGTACTGGCCACCCGGGACGGCCTGAACGGCACGGCCATCAACCGGCTGGCGGACCAACTGGCGACATTGTCCGACCGGGGACTGGACGTGGTTCTGGTCTCCTCAGGCGCCGTGGCCGCGGGCAGGCAACGCATCTTCGAGCGGACCCGCAAGAAGCACCGCAACGGCAAGGACATGGTTTCCCGGCAGGCGGCCTCGGCCGTGGGCCAGGGGCGGCTCATGCACGACTACGACGAGGCCTTTGCCCGGCACGGCAAGGTCACGGCCCAGGTCCTGCTGACCCGCAACGGGCTCAAGCTCCGCGACCGCTTCCTGAACGCGCGCAACACCCTGGAGAGGCTCCTGGAATGGGGCGTCATCCCGATCATCAACGAGAACGACACCGTGTCCACGCGGGAACTCGAATTCGGGGACAACGACACCCTGGCCGCCATGTGCCTGGGGCTCATCGGCGCGGACCTGTTCGTCAACCTGACCTCCGCCGACGGGGTCTTCGACAGGAACCCGGACGGCAACCCCGACGCCAGGCCCATCCCGCTCATCGAGGACATCGCGGCCCTGGACCTGGAAACCATGTGCGACGGCAAGACCAACGTGGGCACGGGCGGCATGTATTCCAAGCTGCGCGCAGCCCGGCGGGCGGCCCAGTTGGGCGTACCCACCCTGATCGCCTCGGGCAAGGGCGCGTTCGACATCCCCGCGTCCCTGGACGGCGGCGACACGGGAACGCTCATCCTGCCCGACGACCGCGTGGTCTCCAGCAAGAAATTCTGGCTGGCCTACCGCGACGACCCCTGCGGAGCCATCCTGGTGGACGGCGGCGCGGCCAAGGCCTTGCTGACCAAAGGCACGTCGCTGCTGCCCATCGGCATTACCGGGGTGGAGGGCTGCTTCGGACGCGGTGCGCTCATCTTCATCAAGACCGAGGACGGCGACGAACTCGGCGTGGGCCAGACCAACTACTCGGCCGACGAATTGACGCAGATCAAGGGCAAGCGCACGGACGAACTGGCGGCCATCATCGGCCCCACGGTCTCCGACGAGGCCGTGCACCGCGACAACATGCTCCTGGACGCGGCCATCTGA
- a CDS encoding MFS transporter, with product MRRLYLDRNLQYVFGVTLMAVLGVSSIIPALPDIMKGLHLSPVQIGLVISAFTLPGVLFSPLVGIMADRVGRKVLLVPSLFVFSGFGFACFFARTMDQLLILRFFQGVGAAPLGVLYSTMIGDLYHGVERGQAMGYNASILAMGTAGYPAIGGVLALLGWNYPFLLPLLAVPLGLAILFFMNTPEPDKSGSLKEYFAEALRRMKTREAMALFATTLLTFVILYGPLITYLPILLSHRFSASSATIGLVFLAASGFTGLASFQLGKLTQRFGQKTLLSAAAVFYGLCMLFTPHAPSLLLTIPPVICFGLAQGLNIPTVMTMLTTIAPMEQRGAFMAANGLLLRLAQTVAPMIMGGLYALGGMNAVFWGGFVCAVAILILARFYIVNINPTPNRVDPAHR from the coding sequence ATGCGCAGGCTCTACCTCGACCGCAATCTCCAGTACGTCTTCGGCGTCACGCTCATGGCCGTGCTCGGCGTGTCGTCCATCATCCCGGCCCTGCCGGACATCATGAAGGGCCTGCACTTAAGCCCGGTGCAGATCGGCCTGGTCATCTCCGCCTTTACCCTGCCCGGCGTGCTCTTCTCGCCGCTGGTCGGGATCATGGCCGACCGCGTGGGCCGCAAGGTGCTCCTGGTGCCTTCGCTGTTCGTGTTCAGCGGCTTCGGCTTCGCCTGCTTCTTTGCTCGGACCATGGACCAGCTCCTGATCCTGCGTTTCTTCCAGGGCGTGGGCGCGGCCCCGCTGGGCGTACTCTACTCGACCATGATCGGCGACCTGTACCATGGGGTGGAACGCGGCCAGGCCATGGGCTACAACGCCTCGATCCTGGCCATGGGCACGGCCGGATACCCGGCCATCGGCGGCGTCCTGGCCCTGCTCGGCTGGAACTATCCCTTCCTGTTGCCCTTGCTGGCCGTGCCCCTGGGGCTGGCCATTCTTTTTTTCATGAATACCCCGGAGCCCGACAAGTCCGGCAGCCTCAAGGAATATTTCGCGGAAGCGCTCAGGCGGATGAAAACGCGCGAGGCCATGGCCCTGTTCGCCACCACCCTGCTCACCTTCGTCATCCTGTACGGCCCGCTGATCACCTACCTGCCCATCCTGCTCAGCCACCGCTTCTCGGCCTCGTCCGCGACCATCGGGCTGGTCTTCCTGGCCGCGTCGGGCTTCACCGGGCTGGCCTCGTTCCAGCTCGGCAAACTGACCCAGCGCTTCGGGCAGAAAACCCTGCTCTCGGCCGCAGCCGTGTTCTACGGTCTGTGCATGCTCTTCACCCCGCACGCGCCGTCCCTGCTCCTGACCATCCCGCCGGTCATCTGCTTCGGCCTGGCCCAGGGGCTGAATATCCCCACGGTCATGACCATGCTGACGACCATCGCGCCCATGGAACAACGCGGCGCGTTCATGGCCGCCAACGGACTGCTGCTGCGGCTGGCCCAGACCGTGGCCCCGATGATCATGGGCGGGCTCTACGCCCTGGGCGGCATGAACGCCGTGTTCTGGGGCGGATTCGTCTGCGCCGTGGCCATCCTGATCCTGGCGCGCTTCTACATCGTCAACATCAACCCGACCCCTAATCGGGTGGACCCCGCACACCGATAA
- a CDS encoding helix-turn-helix transcriptional regulator: protein MSKKVGGSKPQRYVQPSLLMALKAGPSYGYQLIQTIGDYGFLRGDAPPGMIYRHLRQMDEDGLVVSSWDSEGDGPAKRVYSVTDEGLEVLEAWILHMEKQRDRLDAFIRRYRES from the coding sequence ATGTCGAAAAAAGTGGGCGGCTCCAAGCCGCAGCGTTACGTACAGCCCTCCCTGCTCATGGCCCTCAAGGCCGGGCCTTCCTATGGATACCAGCTCATCCAGACCATCGGGGACTACGGGTTCCTGCGCGGGGACGCCCCTCCGGGCATGATCTACCGCCACCTGCGTCAGATGGACGAGGACGGGCTGGTCGTTTCGAGTTGGGACAGTGAGGGGGACGGCCCTGCCAAGCGGGTCTATTCGGTCACGGACGAAGGACTTGAGGTCCTTGAGGCGTGGATTCTGCACATGGAGAAGCAGCGCGACCGGCTGGACGCCTTTATCCGGCGGTACAGGGAATCGTAG